The Astyanax mexicanus isolate ESR-SI-001 chromosome 7, AstMex3_surface, whole genome shotgun sequence genome has a window encoding:
- the eif4e1c gene encoding eukaryotic translation initiation factor 4E family member 1c isoform X2: MRGTESEEASNDSPTPAVAEQYIKHPLQNRWALWYFKNDKSKSWTENLRLISKFDTVEDFWALYNHIQQPSKLGFGCDYCLFKDGIKPMWEDDRNKLGGRWLMTLSKQQRHNDLDRYWMETLLCLIGESFDEASEDVCGAVVNVRPKGDKIAIWTGNCQNRDAIMTIGLQYKERLNLPIKTLIGYQSHDDTSSKSGSTTKNMYSV, encoded by the exons ATG CGAGGAACTGAAAGTGAAGAAGCTTCAAATGATAGTCCTACACCAGCTGTTGCAGAACAGTACATCAAGCACCCTTTGCAAAACAG ATGGGCTCTCTGGTATTTCAAAAACGACAAGAGCAAAAGCTGGACAGAAAACCTGCGACTGATCTCCAAATTTGACACAGTGGAAGATTTCTGGGC GTTATACAACCATATACAACAACCCAGTAAGCTTGGATTTGGTTGTGATTACTGCTTATTTAAG GATGGCATCAAGCCCATGTGGGAGGATGACAGGAATAAACTTGGAGGGAGATGGTTAATGACTCTCAGCAAACAGCAGCGACACAATGACCTTGACCGATACTGGATGGAGACA CTGTTGTGTTTAATTGGAGAGTCTTTTGATGAAGCCAGTGAAGACGTATGTGGAGCTGTGGTGAACGTTCGACCGAAGGGGGATAAAATAGCCATCTGGACAGGAAACTGCCAAAATAGAGACGCTATCATGACGATAGG GCTTCAATACAAAGAGCGCTTGAATCTCCCAATCAAAACGCTTATTGGATACCAGTCCCATGATGACACCTCTAGCAAAAGTGGCTCCACAACAAAGAACATGTACTCAGTTTGA
- the eif4e1c gene encoding eukaryotic translation initiation factor 4E family member 1c isoform X1, which yields MATSEPRGTESEEASNDSPTPAVAEQYIKHPLQNRWALWYFKNDKSKSWTENLRLISKFDTVEDFWALYNHIQQPSKLGFGCDYCLFKDGIKPMWEDDRNKLGGRWLMTLSKQQRHNDLDRYWMETLLCLIGESFDEASEDVCGAVVNVRPKGDKIAIWTGNCQNRDAIMTIGLQYKERLNLPIKTLIGYQSHDDTSSKSGSTTKNMYSV from the exons ATGGCGACATCGGAGCCG CGAGGAACTGAAAGTGAAGAAGCTTCAAATGATAGTCCTACACCAGCTGTTGCAGAACAGTACATCAAGCACCCTTTGCAAAACAG ATGGGCTCTCTGGTATTTCAAAAACGACAAGAGCAAAAGCTGGACAGAAAACCTGCGACTGATCTCCAAATTTGACACAGTGGAAGATTTCTGGGC GTTATACAACCATATACAACAACCCAGTAAGCTTGGATTTGGTTGTGATTACTGCTTATTTAAG GATGGCATCAAGCCCATGTGGGAGGATGACAGGAATAAACTTGGAGGGAGATGGTTAATGACTCTCAGCAAACAGCAGCGACACAATGACCTTGACCGATACTGGATGGAGACA CTGTTGTGTTTAATTGGAGAGTCTTTTGATGAAGCCAGTGAAGACGTATGTGGAGCTGTGGTGAACGTTCGACCGAAGGGGGATAAAATAGCCATCTGGACAGGAAACTGCCAAAATAGAGACGCTATCATGACGATAGG GCTTCAATACAAAGAGCGCTTGAATCTCCCAATCAAAACGCTTATTGGATACCAGTCCCATGATGACACCTCTAGCAAAAGTGGCTCCACAACAAAGAACATGTACTCAGTTTGA
- the tet1 gene encoding methylcytosine dioxygenase tet3-A isoform X3: MLPKIEALPLRSEKVVCKNIPKSRKRNRVSKVDSEGILVNGTNSEQMEETCVVPEEEARDVSQAHSAPPDSPTPLGHDTEPAPAERALQPAVSHHALLTHQSSLSSHNGANHMEPNTEDHRDPTDLQSKSQRTVNMPTKSQTPEAIPAQTVPLKKIKLEEPSTVSDQHSTSYLSSSDFYQDALSTLANVVCSTISDLKGLEEKTVGPQTSNACNIKTEREEEPYQSHSHQERTSNSPAGADNSHPKDPVPLTNNSVQSLVEHRNISIDQAIAIEALTQLAATPKSAPVKADSKVQDPPQESCNKLANVSSSRQSPVQEAKPISEVISNKVSVINSHQTSVICSPLNRQENPTHPKLSLQDLLIASSYDKLLHSPENGRVSQALCKTETLDGTFKTFKHVERTQTSRRRDEEEVAAQLVQLAFIIQSRTNPMSSENSPPKGMPVQTIKYNHHVVGQNVKKQRKPRTTPSSPRISKKKASEVEGGNHRIPLAKRTPNSKPPFKTKAQHVALQEKPKPQPKWSPFLPQTQIDLKKYLAQAHHEKHQLFHFSSKRQDLDMQTLKSSGNQKAFTYKTDHAALSHSHVNQFRSNGHCHSLTNGHLGATHGQKYECEEHLISQVSKTYSVLNHGANPQAQYAMPSVPGADPLPGSPGRCHKVNSLSCEPRQTSFGQNGRYKVDTAGAVTVLSVSAGNMENANTESVEENTPTKHMLNSFLESPLKYLDTPTKNLINTPSKKTPELPSCDCMEQIIEKEEGPFYTHLGSGPTVAAVREMMEDRYGEKGKAVRVEVVVYTGREGRSSQGCPIAKWVIRRASEEEKLLCLVRQRAGHRCQSAVVVILILAWEGIPRNMADRLYQELTQTLYKYGSPTSRRCALNEDRTCACQGLDPDTCGASFSFGCSWSMYFNGCKFARSKVPRKFRLQGDYPEEEEKIESNLLNLATDVAPLYKKLAPEAYENQVEQEQSGQNCRLGRREGRPFSGVTACVDFCAHAHRDTHNMHNGSTVVCTLTKEDNRAVRNIPEDEQLHVLPLYKISETDEFGRVEGQWAKIQTGALQVLSSFPREVRLQAEPVKSARKRRQEAKREREKQRNQEKKQVTPVKVKNEPLKGFKNSSSELSPCFKTEACSPTPYCSPMRLPRTPDKGSHLLDSASPYRSTSCTPPLSSTRDTAALSSSPHTVLPVPQYQNVGELEQSNESSLLRQRPGLEAARHSSPELSEQKPFRNQQQMGGSLGFRDKCFAVKPEPEEVRCFQGGAAPRLLSPSRAEGLHSRLNFRQAQPSLDDHHGPPVTPRPLTPEEVKAEEVWSDSEHNFLDGDIGGVAVAPSHGSILIECARRELHATTPILRPNRSHPTRISLVFYQHKSLNVPGHGLLRWEAKMAEKAREKEEEAMRLGLETEGLGSAKTRKSQPAAGSDTESGEEDVWQDEREKLQVPTRQSLTATRDGLVTSAPYSLTRVTGPYNRWM, encoded by the exons GTTGACTCAGAGGGCATCTTAGTAAATGGCACTAATTCAGAGCAGATGGAAGAGACCTGTGTGGTGCCAGAGGAAGAGGCGCGTGACGTATCTCAAGCACACTCCGCTCCACCTGACTCTCCCACGCCTCTCGGGCACGACACTGAACCAGCACCAGCCGAAAGAGCCCTTCAGCCTGCTGTCAGCCACCATGCACTTCTTACTCACCAGAGCTCTTTAAGCTCCCACAATGGTGCTAATCATATGGAACCAAACACTGAGGATCACAGAGATCCCACTGACCTGCAGTCTAAGTCTCAAAGGACTGTGAACATGCCCACCAAAAGCCAGACGCCTGAGGCAATTCCTGCACAGACAGTTCCTCTGAAGAAGATCAAGCTAGAAGAGCCTAGCACAGTGTCAGATCAACACAGCACATCCTACCTAAGCAGCAGCGACTTCTACCAGGATGCTTTGTCTACTTTAGCAAATGTTGTATGTTCAACCATCTCTGATCTGAAGGGTTTGGAGGAGAAGACAGTTGGTCCTCAGACCTCAAATGCCTGTAATATTAAAACTGAAAGAGAAGAAGAACCATATCAGAGTCATTCACATCAGGAAAGGACTTCTAACAGTCCAGCAGGTGCTGATAACTCCCATCCGAAAGACCCAGTTCCGCTGACTAATAATAGTGTCCAGTCTTTAGTTGAGCATAGGAACATAAGCATTGATCAGGCAATAGCTATTGAGGCCTTGACCCAGCTGGCAGCTACCCCAAAATCAGCTCCTGTCAAGGCAGATTCTAAAGTTCAGGACCCTCCACAAGAATCTTGTAACAAATTAGCAAATGTTTCATCAAGCAGGCAAAGCCCGGTCCAAGAGGCTAAACCCATATCTGAGGTCATCTCCAATAAAGTCTCTGTAATCAATTCACATCAGACTTCTGTAATTTGCAGCCCTCTGAACAGACAGGAAAACCCCACCCACCCCAAACTCTCCTTACAGGATCTTTTAATAGCTAGCTCATATGATAAGCTCTTGCATAGTCCAGAGAATGGACGAGTAAGTCAAGCACTTTGTAAAACAGAAACGTTAGATGGcacttttaagacttttaagcaTGTTGAAAGGACGCAGACCTCAAGGAGGAGAGATGAGGAGGAAGTTGCAGCTCAGTTGGTGCAACTTGCATTCATAATTCAATCAAGAACCAATCCCATGTCTTCTGAGAACAGTCCCCCCAAAGGGATGCCAGTACAGACCATAAAATACAACCATCATGTCGttggacaaaatgtaaaaaagcaacGGAAACCAAGAACAACTCCCTCAAGTCCCAGGATATCAAAGAAAAAAGCCTCTGAGGTTGAGGGAGGCAACCATAGGATACCACTAGCCAAAAGGACACCCAATAGCAAACCCCCTTTCAAGACAAAAGCCCAGCATGTGGCCTTGCAGGAAAAGCCCAAACCACAACCCAAGTGGAGCCCGTTTCTCCCACAGACTCAGATAGACCTGAAAAAATACCTAGCACAGGCTCATCATGAGAAACATCAGCTGTTCCATTTTAGCAGCAAGAGACAAGACTTGGACATGCAGACTCTCAAGAGTTCCGGAAATCAGAAAGCTTTTACTTACAAAACAGACCACGCAGCTCTGAGTCATTCCCATGTTAACCAATTCAGATCCAACGGACATTGTCACAGTCTCACAAATGGTCATCTAGGTGCTACACATGGCCAGAAGTATGAATGTGAAGAACATTTGATTTCTCAGGTATCGAAAACATACAGTGTGCTAAATCATGGTGCTAATCCACAAGCCCAGTATGCCATGCCTAGTGTCCCTGGTGCAGATCCATTGCCAGGGAGTCCAGGGAGGTGCCATAAAGTAAACAGCCTAAGCTGTGAGCCGCGGCAGACTTCCTTTGGTCAGAATGGACGTTACAAAGTGGACACGGCTGGCGCTGTCACCGTTTTGTCTGTGTCAGCTGGAAACATGGAAAATGCTAACACTGAATCCGTTGAAGAAAACACTCCCACCAAGCATATGCTTAACAGCTTTTTGGAATCTCCGTTGAAGTACTTGGACACTCCAACCAAGAATCTAATCAACACACCCTCCAAAAAAACTCCGGAGCTCCCCTCCTGTGACTGTATGG AGCAAATCATTGAAAAAGAGGAGGGTCCATTCTACACACACCTTGGCTCTGGGCCAACTGTAGCAGCAGTCCGAGAGATGATGGAGGACAG GTATGGGGAGAAGGGCAAAGCAGTGCGTGTGGAAGTTGTAGTTTATACTGGGAGAGAAGGAAGGAGCTCCCAGGGCTGTCCAATAGCCAAATGG GTGATCCGTCGGGCCAGTGAGGAAGAGAAGCTGCTGTGCCTAGTGCGCCAGCGTGCAGGTCACCGCTGTCAGAGCGCAGTAGTGGTAATCCTCATCCTGGCCTGGGAGGGGATTCCACGCAACATGGCCGACAGACTGTACCAGGAGCTTACCCAGACCCTCTATAAATATGGCTCGCCCACCAGCCGCCGCTGCGCCCTTAATGAAGA TCGTACCTGTGCCTGTCAGGGGCTGGACCCAGATACCTGTGGAGCGTCCTTCTCTTTCGGCTGCTCGTGGAGTATGTATTTTAACGGCTGCAAGTTTGCCCGGAGCAAAGTGCCTAGAAAGTTCCGGCTGCAAGGAGACTACCCAGAGGAG GAAGAAAAGATCGAAAGCAACCTCCTAAATCTGGCAACTGATGTTGCACCTTTGTATAAGAAACTTGCTCCTGAAGCCTATGAAAACCAG GTGGAGCAGGAGCAGTCAGGGCAAAACTGTCGGCTGGGCAGGAGAGAGGGTCGGCCATTTTCTGGTGTGACAGCATGTGTGGACTTTTGTGCTCATGCTCACAGGGACACACACAACATGCACAACGGGAGTACTGTG GTATGCACTTTAACTAAGGAGGATAACCGTGCTGTAAGAAACATTCCAGAGGATGAGCAGCTGCATGTCCTGCCTCTTTACAAGATCTCGGAGACTGATGAGTTCGGTCGTGTGGAGGGTCAGTGGGCTAAGATACAGACTGGAGCTCTGCAGGTCCTCTCTTCCTTCCCAAGAGAGGTGCGTCTGCAGGCAGAGCCCGTCAAGTCTGCCCGTAAAAGGAGACAAGAGgccaagagagagcgagagaagcaGAGAAACCAGGAGAAGAAGCAGGTCACACCAGTGAAAGTGAAGAACGAGCCCCTCAAAG gttTTAAAAACTCTTCCTCTGAGCTTTCACCGTGTTTCAAAACAGAAGCATGTTCTCCAACTCCTTATTGTTCCCCAATGCGACTACCTAGGACTCCAGACAAGGGGAGCCACTTACTGGACTCGGCCAGTCCTTACAGGAGCACATCATGTACTCCTCCATTAAGCTCTACCAGAGACACAGCAGCACTTTCGTCCTCCCCTCACACCGTCCTCCCTGTGCCACAATATCAGAATGTTGGAGAACTGGAGCAGAGCAATGAATCTTCCCTCCTCAGACAGAGACCAGGGTTAGAAGCAGCAAGACACAGCTCCCCTGAGCTCTCAGAACAGAAACCATTCAGAAACCAGCAGCAGATGGGCGGATCTTTGGGTTTCCGTGACAAATGTTTTGCAGTAAAACCGGAGCCTGAGGAGGTCCGTTGTTTTCAAGGAGGAGCTGCTCCCCGACTGCTCTCCCCTTCCCGGGCTGAGGGTCTCCACAGCCGCCTGAACTTTCGCCAAGCACAGCCGAGCCTGGATGACCACCACGGGCCGCCGGTCACCCCAAGGCCCCTGACCCCTGAGGAGGTCAAGGCAGAAGAGGTGTGGTCAGACAGCGAGCACAACTTCCTAGATGGAGACATAGGCGGGGTCGCGGTGGCCCCCTCTCACGGCTCCATCCTTATCGAGTGTGCCCGGCGGGAGCTGCACGCTACCACTCCCATTCTGCGGCCCAACCGCAGCCATCCCACCCGAATCTCTCTGGTCTTCTACCAGCACAAGAGCCTTAACGTGCCTGGTCACGGGCTGCTCCGGTGGGAAGCCAAGATGGCGGAGAAAGCcagggagaaagaggaggaggctATGCGGCTGGGACTAGAGACGGAAGGTCTTGGGTCAGCTAAGACCAGAAAATCACAGCCGGCAGCGGGGAGCGACACGGAAAGCGGTGAGGAGGATGTGTGGCAGGACGAGAGGGAGAAGCTACAGGTCCCTACCCGTCAGTCACTAACAGCTACTCGGGACGGCCTCGTCACATCAGCCCCCTACTCCCTTACCCGGGTCACCGGGCCTTACAACCGCTGGATGTGA